Proteins from a single region of Kluyveromyces lactis strain NRRL Y-1140 chromosome C complete sequence:
- the MPP6 gene encoding Mpp6p (similar to uniprot|Q75EM3 Ashbya gossypii AAR056C AAR056Cp and weakly similar to YNR024w), producing the protein MSGQKRHEVTGKLSNRVMNMKFMKHAEQADKVKQTEETIKKLVDSSEWRIGDNVKLLTKLANKSKVVQNVGFSAIKSLNDEDSKIDTNDLSTSTLRTSVNAGRRIFGNKLGRATPGSDGSSNDKKRSFEEKDEDDVSTTDLEKLWEAETQTKKQKKSNGNGNTERNKKKSKRNRN; encoded by the coding sequence ATGAGTGGACAGAAACGGCATGAAGTCACAGGCAAGTTATCCAATAGAGTGATGAACATGAAGTTCATGAAGCATGCGGAACAAGCAGACAAAGTTAAACAGACCGAGGAGacaataaagaaattggtGGACTCGTCAGAATGGAGGATAGGTGACAATGTAAAACTCTTGACAAAACTTGCTAATAAATCAAAAGTGGTACAGAACGTAGGTTTCTCTGCTATCAAGTCACTGAATGATGAGGATTCGAAGATCGATACAAACGATCTCAGCACAAGCACACTACGGACTAGTGTAAATGcaggaagaagaatattcGGAAATAAACTCGGACGAGCTACGCCCGGTTCAGATGGGAGTTCTAAtgataagaaaagaagttttgaagaaaaggacGAGGACGATGTGTCGACGACAGATTTAGAAAAGCTATGGGAAGCCGAAACACAGACtaagaaacagaagaaatcCAATGGTAATGGTAATACTGAGAGGAATAAGAAGAAGTCAAAAAGGAATAGAAATTAA
- the PWP2 gene encoding snoRNA-binding rRNA-processing protein PWP2 (highly similar to uniprot|P25636 Saccharomyces cerevisiae YCR057C PWP2 part of small (ribosomal) subunit (SSU) processosome (contains U3 snoRNA) Eight WD-repeats with homology with G protein beta subunits flanked by nonhomologous N-terminal and C-terminal extensions regulatory protein) — MKSDFKFSNLLGTVYRQGNVLFSQDGSKLLSPVGNRVSVFDLINNTAFTFEYEHRKNVAVVDINKQGTLLLSIDVDGRGILANFKTRNVLHHFNFKEKVYDLKFSPDGKLFALACGRFLQIWRTPETTEDRQFAPFVRYRIHAGHFSDITSLTWSKDSRFIISTSKDLTARIWSVNSEEKNLASTTFAGHRDNVIGAYFSDDQEKIYTVSKDGALFQWEYTKKPGEGEDNDEDEEDVDLSKYSWRITKKNFFHANRAKVKCSAFHAASNILTVGFSNGEFRLYELPEFIMIQQLSMGQNAVNTVAINSSGEWLAFGSSKLGQLIVYEWQSESYILKQQGHFDTLNGLCYSPDGSKIVTASHEGKIKIWDVASGFCLATFDEHAGGVSAVEFAKKGQVLFSASLDGTVKAWDLIRYRNFRTFTATERIQFNSLAVDPSGEVVCAGSEDSFDIFVWSVQTGQLVDTLSGHEGPISCLSFSNENGVLASASWDKTIRVWSLFGRSQQVEPFEVFSDVLSISMKPDGQQIAASTLAGQILFFDVAEGKQVGNIDGKRDIISGRHLEDRFTSESSARSKYFTTIHYSFDGLSLVAAGNNNSICLYDIPNEVLLRRFTVSKNMMLNGTMEFLNSSRMTEAGSLDLIDQDAENSDLEDRVDNSLPGSNRGGDLSTRRVRPAIRVTSIRFSPTANAFAAGSTEGLLVYSVDNTILFDPFDLDVDVTPQNVIQSLDDKEYLNAILMAFRLNEGYLIHRVYENIPIKDIPLIAHELPVVYVSRILKFIGEYALESQHLEFNLLWIKSVLTAHGKYISTNKHQFSSALRAVQRFIGRMANDVVQTYKRNKYTLDFLTNTDGSSTNAVDEDMNLLGNDSDNESEDKEDINMDDDLDGGEWVGFEEKTINLPVNDEDSDDEILL, encoded by the coding sequence ATGAAGTCTGATTTTAAGTTTTCCAATCTTTTGGGAACTGTTTATAGGCAAGGTAACGTCTTGTTCTCTCAAGATGGTTCCAAGTTACTTTCACCGGTAGGTAATAGGGTGTCGgtatttgatttgatcaacAATACTGCTTTTACCTTCGAATATGAACATAGGAAGAACGTTGCCGTTGTAGATATCAACAAGCAAGGTACGTTACTTCTTTCCATTGATGTCGATGGTCGTGGTATCTTGGCGAACTTTAAGACAAGAAACGTATTGCATcatttcaacttcaaagaaaaggtttATGACTTGAAGTTTTCACCTGATGGCAAGTTATTTGCGCTGGCTTGTGGGAGATTCTTACAAATATGGAGGACACCCGAGACCACTGAGGATAGACAGTTTGCACCTTTTGTTCGTTATAGAATCCATGCCGGCCACTTTTCTGATATAACTTCCTTGACATGGtcaaaagattcaagatTTATTATATCCACATCCAAGGACCTAACGGCAAGGATATGGTCAGTTAACTCGGAGGAGAAAAATCTTGCATCGACGACTTTTGCAGGACATAGAGATAACGTTATCGGAGCATATTTCAGCGATGACCAGGAAAAGATATACACGGTCAGTAAAGATGGTGCCTTATTCCAATGGGAATACACCAAAAAGCCTGGTGAAGGGGAAGacaatgatgaagatgaggaagatgtAGATTTGTCAAAATATAGTTGGAGAATcacaaagaagaattttttcCATGCAAACAGAGCAAAGGTGAAGTGTTCTGCATTCCATGCTGCATCCAACATATTAACAGTCGGTTTCTCAAACGGTGAATTCCGACTCTATGAACTGCCAGAATTCATCATGATTCAACAACTTTCAATGGGTCAAAATGCAGTTAATACGGTTGCCATCAACAGTTCTGGTGAATGGTTGGCTTTCGGTTCTAGTAAACTTGGGCAATTGATAGTGTACGAATGGCAATCAGAGTCATATATTCTAAAACAACAAGGTCATTTCGATACGTTAAATGGATTGTGTTACTCCCCAGATGGATCGAAGATTGTCACAGCAAGTCACGAAGGTAAGATCAAGATTTGGGATGTCGCGTCAGGTTTCTGTTTGGCAACTTTTGATGAACATGCAGGTGGTGTAAGTGCAGTAGAATTTGCTAAAAAAGGTCAAGTTTTGTTTTCAGCTTCTTTGGATGGTACCGTGAAAGCATGGGACTTGATCAGATATCGTAATTTCAGAACGTTCACTGCGACCGAAAGAATACAGTTCAACTCATTAGCAGTTGATCCAAGCGGAGAAGTTGTATGTGCCGGGTCGGAAGATAGCTTTGACATTTTTGTTTGGTCAGTACAGACTGGTCAGTTAGTGGATACACTATCTGGCCATGAAGGTCCTATCTCCTGTTTATCTTTCAGTAATGAGAATGGAGTTTTGGCATCCGCTTCATGGGATAAAACAATTAGAGTGTGGTCTCTCTTCGGTAGAAGTCAACAGGTAGAGCCTTTTGAAGTATTTTCTGATGTTTTATCTATTTCTATGAAACCGGATGGTCAACAAATAGCTGCAAGTACTCTAGCGGGGCAAatattattctttgatGTTGCTGAGGGCAAACAGGTGGGAAATATTGACGGCAAAAGGGATATAATCTCGGGTAGACATTTGGAAGATCGGTTCACATCAGAAAGTTCAGCAAGATCTAAATATTTTACCACCATTCATTACAGTTTCGATGGTCTCTCTTTGGTTGCAGCCGGTAACAATAATTCCATATGTCTTTATGACATTCCAAACGAAGTACTGCTAAGAAGATTTACCGTATCCAAAAACATGATGTTAAACGGCACCATGGAGTTTTTAAACTCAAGTAGAATGACAGAAGCAGGATCTTTGGATCTCATTGATCAAGATGCAGAAAATTCAGACTTGGAAGATCGCGTAGATAACAGCCTTCCTGGTTCGAATAGAGGAGGTGACTTATCGACAAGAAGAGTCAGACCGGCGATCAGAGTGACGTCTATAAGATTCTCTCCTACTGCTAATGCATTTGCCGCCGGTTCAACAGAAGGTTTACTTGTATATTCCGTTGATAATACTATTCTTTTTGATCCTTTCGATCTTGACGTCGATGTGACTCCACAGAATGTTATCCAAAGCTTAGATGACAAGGAATATCTCAATGCCATACTAATGGCTTTCCGTCTAAATGAGGGCTATCTAATCCACAGAGTATATGAGAATATTCCAATAAAGGATATTCCATTGATAGCTCACGAGTTGCCAGTGGTTTACGTATCAAGAATTCTAAAATTCATTGGTGAGTACGCTTTAGAATCACAGCATTTGGAGTTCAATCTCCTTTGGATCAAATCTGTACTTACAGCCCACGGCAAATACATTTCTACTAATAAGCATCAATTCTCTAGCGCATTGAGAGCTGTCCAAAGATTTATTGGTAGAATGGCAAATGACGTCGTCCAAACATACAAGAGAAATAAGTACACATTAGACTTTTTGACAAATACCGATGGTTCTTCAACTAACGCTGTTGACGAGGATATGAATCTACTGGGCAATGATTCAGACAACGAATCTGAAGACAAAGAGGATATCAACATGGACGACGATTTAGATGGAGGTGAATGGGTTGGATTCGAGGAAAAAACTATTAATCTTCCTGTTAATGACGAAGATTCTGACGACGAAATCCTACTATGA
- the TAH1 gene encoding Tah1p (similar to uniprot|P25638 Saccharomyces cerevisiae YCR060W TAH1 HSP90 cofactor interacts with Hsp82p Pih1p Rvb1 and Rvb2 contains a single TPR domain with at least two TPR motifs), translated as MPSFEEFKIKGNTAYKQNNFTDAVNFYKKAITYDPTNPVGYSNCAMALIKLNNYADASQMCQRGLFYVNEQTDNDNKVRKKLQWRLNVCSEQLKDDLISVQIHEVDKLPSKYQDL; from the coding sequence ATGCCAAGCTTTGAAGAGTTCAAGATCAAAGGAAACACTGCATACAAACAGAATAACTTCACTGATGCTGTGAATTTTTACAAGAAAGCGATCACTTATGATCCGACAAATCCAGTAGGCTATTCGAACTGTGCTATGGCGTTGATAAAACTGAACAATTACGCAGATGCCTCTCAAATGTGTCAAAGAGGGTTGTTTTACGTTAATGAACAAACCGACAACGATAACAAAGTTCGCAAAAAACTTCAGTGGAGGTTAAATGTCTGTTCAGAGCAGCTCAAAGATGACCTGATTTCGGTGCAAATTCATGAAGTAGATAAACTACCGAGTAAAtatcaagatctttga
- a CDS encoding 1,3-beta-glucan synthase (similar to uniprot|P40989 Saccharomyces cerevisiae YGR032W GSC2 or uniprot|P38631 Saccharomyces cerevisiae YLR342W FKS1 or uniprot|Q04952 Saccharomyces cerevisiae YMR306W FKS3) → MDFAQDYVNYEGFWGKQDTGSKNEAPNSSRKPIKKSKVAVDYLAELSIIFDDLVHAFNFQKDNGRNMQDYFIVMWESRNARTCTNDEQKLSSESLISIYEEYIWGTHSNFTKWYRFVYGLDAMPAWFTSSGPELLITREIMTQIALWLLIWGESNNLRVMPELLCFIFDMMMTEYKFYSRAKEEVLPKTTDNESISPPCFLQHVVNPLYEFCQFQITWNKSNDHSHIIGYDDINQCFWSLKTINQFKLKDGTNYADLPRDMKYSKFTQIEWSKSLRKTYIESRTWYHLITNFHRIWTIHVATFWYFSVINLKPLFTKHYIQTLDNDPELFVLFSVMSLAGTFSCLITISAIIGEMFFVPRDSNLRKPTKSRLFILIFMLLLNIIPPSGILSLFHISRKRLINENILTIISFISLTVSIVTTIFLSIVPLSKIDTIFCYITRAYSPKTRGINSPDFGTGSRIGGCNSTDWNLNSNVGSCDSINPFTENWSQFDSSDANLCSVGLWFVIWTSKLVETYFFLCTSIKNPARDLFQSNLNCSGTDTILQSALCRHWTKFLLLLLVATNFVLYLLDTYLWYVIYNSIFSLTRSIYMGMSHLTPWKNCFVSLTNKIKLKILPSNEEWNISIISELWNEIIYSMYRENLICKEHVERLIFHLTNDDNLLKPSLLLSTDDHFFRSRVFKKSKEVRRRLTFFAQSLHCPLPDAESIENMPTFSVLIPHYKEKIMLSLKDIIKAETDNSSITLLEYLKLIYPTEWDSFIEETNKLMDSVEAGVSDESNTASADREEEEKQTDVSDNEEVARNITMNLCKSKNEGVNLFKFTGFKLEVPEQTIRTRIWASLRTQTLYRTISGFMKYLDAIKSLHILEDTKDTKHSVLNRNVKHRTKDQHCDFQQLRSNSKKNPDYKSCAKSFKQRTDSADDKSTSIALKKFHMICSMQRMSEFTDDEKADRNVLLTAFPSLKIAYIVSELDKASGRKIYYSCVIDGYCDIDGDGEYIPKYKIELSGDPILGNGKSDNQNHSIIFTRGEYIQLIDANQDNYFEECLKIKNILKEFDDTSANSDIENVKYTAPVAIVGTREHIFSENNGVLGDIAAGKEKVFGTFFARTLGYINSKLHYGHPDFINAIFITTRGGVSKAQRGLHLNEDIYVGMNVLMRGGRIKHAEYYQCGKGRDLSFNSILNFTTKIGSGMGEQLLSREHFYIGTSLPLDRFLSFYYAHPGFHLNNVFIYISLCLFLIIILNLAVLVDSSVLCVYDPAFKQTDPWEPDGCLQLVPVLYWLRRSTITLLFISMFSFVPLFLQQMNDKGVLSATKRLLKQLASGAIFFEIFSNRIASQALMTDIIIGDAKYLSTTRGLSFERIPFVTLFTRFASESAYFAVMALVILGYASIVMWDVSLLFFWIYFISLLLSPFIFNPSQYHWIEFITDYRRTLSWFLKWQRRVSWLKYTRGQNSMTQWDVEDKTNWFNIAFINVWCHILPQGVLTVFTVIPFVLANINNAEDSRVNVLLRLIIVVSSTVTVNALTLMTIFILSSIYGIVVLQGKQQWFPRFLTRLTIFISLLSMIVAFILLSFFQRWDVKTIILGLLSSLMIHKLFYQIICGVIMPTKWNNDRRNESWWTGKWFRRNHSFFSPLIEFIQKVLELSIFNLDFVLVHIILLLQVPILMIPNVDTLHSLMLFWRKADIDARPIIFKKKGKSKFNANIYALVFIIILAIITVVFSLPLILNQLVVIDSDNLRETTRILIQPEMSIALRSEIGLKAYHNMMRAMFNKPRVSNT, encoded by the coding sequence ATGGATTTCGCACAGGATTATGTCAATTACGAAGGATTTTGGGGTAAACAGGACACCGGTAGTAAAAATGAGGCTCCAAATTCCTCTCGGAAGCCgataaagaaatcaaaggTGGCTGTCGATTATTTGGCGGAATTGTCAATAATATTCGATGATTTGGTTCATGCCttcaatttccaaaaaGATAATGGACGAAACATGCAAGATTACTTTATAGTAATGTGGGAATCAAGGAATGCTCGGACTTGCACGAACGATGAACAAAAATTGTCATCAGAATCATTAATTTCGATATATGAGGAATACATTTGGGGTACTCATTCAAATTTTACCAAATGGTATAGGTTTGTGTATGGATTGGATGCTATGCCAGCTTGGTTCACAAGTTCGGGACCGGAACTGCTTATTACTCGCGAAATTATGACTCAAATTGCTCTTTGGTTATTGATTTGGGGTGAATCAAATAACCTTAGAGTTATGCCAGAATTGTTGTGTTTCATCTTTGACATGATGATGACCGAGTATAAATTTTATAGTAGGGCGAAGGAAGAAGTACTACCAAAAACAACGGACAATGAATCCATATCTCCTCCTTGTTTTCTCCAACACGTTGTTAATCCCTTATATGaattttgtcaatttcaaataacTTGGAATAAAAGTAACGACCATTCCCATATTATAGGATACGACGATATTAATCAATGTTTCTGGTCATTAAAAACCATTAACCAGTttaaattgaaagatggtACCAACTATGCCGATCTACCGCGGGATATGAAATATTCTAAGTTCACACAGATTGAATGGTCAAAATCCTTACGGAAAACCTATATTGAATCACGTACTTGGTACCATTTGATCACGAATTTCCATAGAATTTGGACCATTCACGTTGCCACTTTTTGGTATTTTTCTGTTATAAACCTAAAACCGTTGTTCACAAAACATTATATACAAACTTTGGACAATGACCCTGAGTTATTCGTTTTATTCTCAGTTATGTCGTTGGCAGGTACATTCTCGTGCTTGATTACCATATCTGCGATTATTGGTGAAATGTTTTTTGTCCCACGCGATTCAAATCTCCGAAAACCCACAAAATCAAGATTATTTATACTAATTTTCATGCTTCTTTTAAACATAATACCGCCATCAGGTATTTTGTCGCTTTTTCATATATCGAGGAAAAGACTTATTAATGAGAATATTTTGACTataatttcatttatttcattgacAGTGTCCATTGTaacaacaatttttctatCTATTGTACCATTATCCAAAATCGACACCATATTCTGTTACATTACACGAGCATATTCACCTAAAACAAGAGGTATTAATAGTCCTGATTTCGGTACTGGTAGCCGAATAGGCGGATGCAACAGTACTGACTGGAATTTGAACAGTAATGTAGGTTCTTGTGATAGTATCAACCCTTTCACTGAAAACTGGAGTCAATTTGACTCTTCAGATGCAAATTTATGTTCAGTCGGCTTATGGTTCGTGATTTGGACTTCAAAGCTTGTGGAAACATACTTCTTCCTTTGTACATCAATAAAAAACCCAGCAAGGGACCTTTTCcaatcaaatttgaattgcAGTGGAACAGATACCATACTTCAGTCTGCCCTTTGTAGGCATTGGACTAAATTTTTACTTCTGTTATTGGTCGCAActaattttgttttatatTTACTTGACACTTATCTTTGGTATGTGATCTACAACTCAATATTCTCCCTAACCAGATCCATCTACATGGGAATGAGTCACTTAACTCCATGGAAAAACTGTTTCGTTAGCTTGACGAATAAGATAAAACTTAAAATATTGCCTTCTAATGAAGAATGGAACATTAGTATTATTTCAGAGTTGTGGAATGAAATAATATACTCCATGTACCGAGAAAATCTTATATGCAAAGAGCATGTCGAAAGATTGATTTTCCATCTaacaaatgatgataaCCTCTTAAAACCGTCACTTCTTTTGTCAACAGATGATCATTTCTTTAGGTCAAGGGTATTTAAGAAGTCAAAAGAAGTACGAAGAAGATTAACATTTTTTGCACAGTCTTTACATTGCCCTTTACCAGACGCAGAATCGATCGAAAATATGCCTACATTCTCCGTTTTAATCCCACATtacaaagagaaaataaTGTTAAGTTTAAaagatatcatcaaagCAGAAACTGACAATTCCAGTATCACATTATTGGAATATCTAAAATTGATTTATCCGACAGAATGGGATAGTTTCATAGAAGAAACGAATAAATTAATGGATTCGGTCGAGGCAGGCGTTTCTGATGAATCTAACACAGCAAGTGCTGATcgagaagaagaagaaaagcaAACAGATGTCAGCGATAATGAGGAGGTTGCAAGGAATATTACGATGAATTTATGCAAAAGTAAGAACGAAGGAGTTAATCTATTCAAATTCACTGGCTTCAAGTTAGAAGTACCAGAGCAAACAATAAGGACAAGAATTTGGGCCTCTCTTAGAACCCAAACCTTATATAGAACGATTTCTGGATTTATGAAATATCTGGATGCTATAAAAAGCCTTCACATACTAGAAGATACAAAAGACACAAAGCATTCAGTGTTGAATAGGAACGTAAAACATCGTACTAAAGATCAGCATTGTGATTTTCAACAACTCAGGAGTAATTCGAAAAAGAACCCTGATTATAAAAGCTGTGCAAAATCTTTCAAGCAAAGGACTGACTCTGCTGACGACAAAAGTACATCTattgctttgaagaaattccaCATGATTTGTTCTATGCAAAGAATGAGCGAATTCACTGATGACGAAAAAGCAGACAGGAACGTTTTATTGACAGCTTTCCCTTCTTTGAAAATCGCATATATAGTATCTGAATTAGACAAAGCAAGCGGGCGGAAAATTTATTATTCTTGCGTGATTGACGGTTATTGTGATATTGATGGTGATGGAGAATATATTCCAAAATATAAAATCGAACTCTCCGGTGATCCAATTTTAGGTAATGGGAAATCTGACAACCAGAACCATTCCATTATTTTCACTCGAGGGGAGTATATCCAGTTGATTGACGCAAACCAAGATAACTATTTTGAAGAGTGcttgaaaataaagaacattctaaaagaatttgatgacACTTCTGCAAACtcagatattgaaaatgtaaaATATACTGCACCTGTTGCGATAGTTGGCACCAGAGAACATATATTCTCGGAAAACAATGGGGTTTTAGGCGATATAGCAGCCGGAAAAGAGAAAGTTTTTGGGACTTTTTTTGCTAGAACTTTAGGATATATCAACTCTAAATTACATTACGGACATCCCGACTTCATAAATGCCATATTTATTACCACGAGAGGAGGTGTGTCAAAAGCCCAACGAGGATTACACTTGAATGAGGATATTTATGTTGGTATGAATGTTTTGATGCGAGGTGGACGAATTAAACATGCAGAATATTACCAATGCGGTAAAGGACGTGACTTGAGCTTCAACTCGATATTAAATTTCACGACTAAGATTGGGTCCGGTATGGGAGAACAGTTATTATCCAGAGAGCATTTCTACATTGGTACATCGCTACCATTAGATAGATTCTTGTCCTTCTATTATGCACACCCAGGGTTTCATTTGAACAATGTGTTCATATACATTTCTTTgtgtttatttttgattatcattttgaatttggcTGTATTAGTCGATTCCAGCGTCTTATGTGTATACGACCCAGCTTTTAAACAAACAGATCCATGGGAACCAGATGGATGTCTACAATTAGTACCAGTATTGTATTGGTTGAGGAGATCAACCATCACCCTTTTATTCATATCCATGTTTTCGTTTGTTCCACTTTTTTTACAACAAATGAACGATAAAGGTGTTCTTTCAGCAACCAAAAGACTTTTGAAACAGCTCGCATCAGGCGCAATATTTTTCGAAATATTCTCTAATAGGATAGCTTCACAGGCATTAATGACTGACATAATTATCGGCGACGCCAAATACTTGTCAACAACCAGAGGATTATCATTCGAACGGATTCCCTTTGTTACTTTGTTTACTAGATTCGCATCTGAGTCAGCATATTTTGCAGTTATGGCGCTAGTAATTCTAGGTTATGCATCCATTGTAATGTGGGATGTCTCactactttttttttggatttaTTTTATATCACTATTGCTCTCTCCATTTATCTTTAATCCCAGCCAGTACCATTGGATTGAATTCATTACTGATTACAGAAGGACTTTATCTTGGTTTTTGAAGTGGCAAAGAAGAGTTTCTTGGTTGAAGTACACCAGGGGACAGAACAGCATGACACAATGGGATGTAGAAGACAAGACAAACTGGTTTAATATAGCATTCATAAATGTTTGGTGCCATATTCTCCCTCAAGGAGTCTTGACCGTATTCACAGTGATACCTTTCGTTCTTGCTAACATCAACAACGCAGAAGATTCAAGAGTGAACGTCCTTTTGAGATTAATTATTGTGGTCTCCAGTACTGTTACTGTTAATGCTTTGACGTTAATGACAATATTCATTTTATCCAGTATTTATGGAATTGTTGTGTTACAGGGAAAACAGCAATGGTTCCCCAGGTTTTTGACAAGGTTAACTATTTTTATCAGTCTTCTATCCATGATTGTTGCATTTATTTtactttcattttttcaaagatgggATGTAAAGACAATTATACTAGGATTGTTGTCATCATTAATGATACACAAGTTATTCTATCAGATAATTTGTGGTGTGATTATGCCCACAAAGTGGAATAATGACAGAAGGAATGAATCATGGTGGACTGGAAAATGGTTTAGACGAAAtcattctttcttcagTCCCTTAATAgaattcattcaaaaagtgCTAGAATTAAGCATCTTTAATCTGGACTTCGTTCTCGTGCATATCATCTTACTCCTACAGGTACCAATTTTGATGATTCCAAATGTGGATACTTTGCATTCCTTAATGCTATTTTGGAGAAAGGCGGACATTGACGCCAGACCTATTATTTTTAAGAAGAAGGGTAAAAGCAAATTCAATGCGAACATATATGCGTTGGTGTTTATCATTATCTTAGCAATAATCACAgttgttttttctttgcctCTGATCTTGAACCAACTTGTGGTTATCGATTCCGACAACTTGAGAGAAACAACCAGAATTCTCATACAACCAGAAATGAGTATAGCATTGCGTTCGGAGATAGGGCTCAAGGCATATCACAATATGATGAGAGCAATGTTCAATAAACCGAGAGTTTCTAACACTTAA
- the YIH1 gene encoding Yih1p (similar to uniprot|P25637 Saccharomyces cerevisiae YCR059C YIH1 piecemeal microautophagy of the nucleus (PMN)): MVLNDDVNDEIDAINAIYPDLLTVVNNDRIKIKVPQHEDFTLHLSFPEHYPETEPPHLLEVSLSAKISALYDVKYLNHLFTEVLESVFNPGLVCIFDFLTELDGVLYTEEGEEASGSDEVDISDKFENLKIDPFEGWYVSDPITDRKSTFIAFATKANSEEEAFDKLELLRTDNKIARANHLMVAWRIKGENGVSFQDCDDDGETAAGGRMLHLITVMDAWNVIVAVGRWFGGVHIGPDRFKHINSTTREVILKGHFTEAATSTSSKKRSK; the protein is encoded by the coding sequence ATGGTACTCAATGATGATGTAAATGACGAAATCGATGCGATAAATGCTATCTACCCAGATCTTCTAACGGTGGTTAATAATGACAGAATAAAAATTAAAGTTCCTCAACACGAGGATTTCACATTACATCTATCGTTTCCCGAGCACTACCCTGAAACAGAACCGCCACATCTACTAGAAGTGAGTTTATCTGCTAAAATATCAGCACTATATGATGTCAAATATTTAAACCATCTTTTCACTGAAGTGTTGGAATCTGTATTTAACCCTGGACTTGTTTGTATATTCGATTTCTTGACGGAGCTCGATGGTGTGCTTTATACTGAGGAGGGGGAAGAGGCTTCTGGTTCAGATGAGGTTGATATATCTGATAAATTTGAGAATTTAAAGATTGATCCCTTCGAAGGATGGTACGTAAGTGATCCCATCACTGACAGAAAGAGCACGTTTATTGCGTTTGCTACTAAAGCCaattctgaagaagaggcaTTCGATAAGCTTGAGCTGTTAAGAACCGATAATAAAATTGCTCGTGCTAATCATTTAATGGTTGCATGGAGAATCAAGGGAGAGAACGGTGTCAGTTTCCAAGACTGCGATGACGATGGAGAAACAGCTGCAGGAGGACGAATGCTACATTTGATCACAGTGATGGATGCATGGAATGTAATTGTTGCCGTTGGAAGATGGTTCGGAGGAGTTCATATTGGTCCAGATAGATTCAAGCATATAAATTCAACAACTAGAGAAGTAATATTGAAGGGGCATTTCACAGAAGCTGCTACCTCTACTTCAAGTAAGAAGAGGTCAAAATAG